One genomic segment of Amycolatopsis sp. Hca4 includes these proteins:
- a CDS encoding DUF2470 domain-containing protein — MTEAPTSVRRPPAPNPAERAKTIATRNGPASLLPTCDRADLDGERVVPLLHHVHHSGSVSVLLPDEHPMVRAAKQTQRGELAVMVELADQAPVALREPIRGLLWITGWLRPLSPVSARSRAVAIAETRPDERLLDVGHGVTLLRLTPASLVLADAEGTHSLRPHMFSAAPPDPFHDYEAHWLRHLESDHADVVEQLAKHLPAELRGGRIRPLGLDRFGLRLRVESATGDHDVRLAFSKSVENPAQLASELRRLVGCPFLRGRSG; from the coding sequence GTGACCGAGGCACCCACATCCGTCCGCCGCCCGCCGGCGCCGAACCCCGCCGAGCGCGCCAAGACGATCGCGACCCGCAACGGCCCCGCGTCGTTGCTGCCGACCTGCGACCGCGCGGACCTCGACGGCGAGCGCGTCGTGCCGCTCCTGCACCACGTGCACCACAGCGGCAGCGTCAGCGTGCTGCTGCCCGACGAGCACCCGATGGTCCGGGCGGCGAAGCAGACCCAGCGCGGCGAGCTGGCCGTGATGGTCGAGCTCGCCGACCAGGCCCCGGTCGCCCTGCGGGAACCGATCCGCGGGCTGCTGTGGATCACCGGCTGGCTGCGGCCGCTTTCACCGGTTTCGGCCCGTTCGCGAGCGGTGGCGATCGCCGAAACGCGGCCGGACGAGCGGCTCCTCGACGTCGGCCACGGCGTCACGCTGCTGCGGCTCACCCCGGCGTCGCTCGTGCTCGCCGACGCCGAGGGCACGCACTCGCTGCGCCCGCACATGTTCAGCGCCGCGCCGCCCGACCCGTTCCACGACTACGAGGCCCACTGGCTGCGGCACCTGGAGAGCGACCACGCCGACGTCGTCGAGCAGCTGGCCAAGCACCTGCCGGCGGAGCTGCGCGGCGGCCGGATCCGCCCGCTCGGGCTCGACCGGTTCGGGCTGCGGCTGCGCGTCGAGTCCGCCACCGGCGACCACGACGTGCGGCTGGCGTTCTCGAAGTCCGTCGAGAACCCGGCGCAGCTCGCGTCGGAGCTGCGCCGGCTCGTCGGCTGCCCGTTCCTGCGCGGGCGGTCAGGCTAG
- a CDS encoding PPOX class F420-dependent oxidoreductase → MPRSIATNETVDRAALVEFLSTRHRAILLTTKADGGPQLSPVTCGVDAEGRLVISTYPKRAKVVNVKRNPKVSACILSDEWNDQWVQLNGTAEVLDIPESVEPLVEYFRAISGEHPDWTEYREAMVKQGKSIIRVTIESWGPIAKGGFPAELA, encoded by the coding sequence ATGCCGAGGAGCATCGCCACCAACGAAACCGTCGACCGTGCCGCGCTGGTCGAGTTCCTGTCGACCCGCCACCGCGCGATCCTGCTGACCACGAAGGCCGACGGCGGCCCGCAGCTCTCGCCGGTCACCTGCGGCGTCGACGCCGAGGGCAGGCTGGTCATCTCGACCTACCCGAAGCGCGCGAAGGTCGTGAACGTCAAGCGCAACCCGAAGGTGTCGGCCTGCATCCTGTCCGACGAGTGGAACGACCAGTGGGTGCAGCTGAACGGCACCGCCGAGGTGCTGGACATCCCGGAATCGGTCGAGCCGCTCGTGGAGTACTTCCGCGCCATTTCCGGCGAACACCCGGACTGGACCGAATACCGCGAGGCCATGGTCAAGCAGGGCAAGAGCATCATCCGCGTGACGATCGAAAGCTGGGGGCCGATCGCGAAGGGCGGCTTCCCCGCCGAACTAGCCTGA
- a CDS encoding MFS transporter, whose amino-acid sequence MMRGRSLGPRFRWLWSAYAVSAFGTWLGFGAFPMLAILVLHSGPAAVSALAAVGPAVGALVAVPLGPWVDRRRKQPVMVAMDLVRFGSLVSVPAAYGLGVLSFAQLLAVSVVVAAADITFTSASGAFLKGLVPPEDLLVANGRFESTNWTATALGPPLGGAAFALFGPVTSVVANAVSFLLSALGIRAIGGDEPRPRSATRLRPRDLADGWRFLLAHRGLRPLLFNAMVFNGLVMGTEPLLAVLMLNQLGFPPWQYGLAFAVPCLGGLAGSRLTPRLVAKFGRHPVLITAGAIRALWLPALAFIPAGTGGLVYVMVVEFGLIASCSVFNPVLATYRLEQLPADRIARTLSAWSVSTKASIATLTALWGLLASLAGPRWAIGIAGVLVLATPLLLPRRDRTPVAA is encoded by the coding sequence GTGATGCGCGGGCGGTCGCTGGGGCCGCGGTTCAGGTGGCTCTGGTCGGCCTACGCAGTCAGCGCCTTCGGGACCTGGCTCGGCTTCGGGGCCTTCCCCATGCTCGCGATCCTCGTCCTCCACTCCGGACCCGCGGCCGTCTCGGCGCTGGCCGCCGTCGGGCCTGCCGTGGGGGCGCTTGTTGCCGTTCCGCTGGGGCCTTGGGTCGATCGGCGGCGGAAGCAGCCGGTGATGGTGGCCATGGACCTCGTGCGGTTCGGCTCGCTGGTCAGCGTTCCGGCCGCCTATGGCCTCGGTGTGCTGAGCTTCGCCCAGCTGCTGGCCGTCTCGGTGGTCGTCGCCGCGGCGGACATCACCTTCACCTCCGCCAGCGGTGCCTTCCTCAAGGGCCTGGTGCCGCCCGAAGACCTGCTCGTCGCCAACGGCCGGTTCGAGTCCACCAACTGGACCGCCACCGCGCTCGGGCCGCCGCTCGGCGGCGCCGCGTTCGCGCTGTTCGGGCCGGTGACGTCGGTGGTCGCCAACGCCGTCAGCTTCCTGCTCTCCGCGCTCGGGATCCGCGCGATCGGCGGGGACGAACCGCGCCCGCGCAGCGCCACCCGGCTGCGGCCGCGCGATCTCGCCGACGGCTGGCGCTTCCTGCTCGCACACCGGGGACTGCGGCCGCTGCTGTTCAACGCCATGGTGTTCAACGGCCTGGTCATGGGCACCGAACCGCTGCTCGCCGTGCTGATGCTCAACCAGCTCGGGTTCCCGCCCTGGCAGTACGGGCTCGCGTTCGCCGTTCCGTGCCTCGGCGGGCTCGCCGGCTCGCGGCTGACCCCGCGGCTCGTCGCGAAGTTCGGGCGGCACCCCGTCCTGATCACGGCGGGCGCGATCCGGGCGCTCTGGCTGCCCGCTCTGGCGTTCATCCCGGCAGGCACCGGCGGATTGGTCTACGTCATGGTCGTCGAGTTCGGCCTGATCGCCAGCTGCAGCGTCTTCAACCCGGTGCTCGCGACCTACCGGCTCGAACAGCTCCCGGCGGACCGCATCGCGCGGACGCTGTCGGCGTGGTCGGTCAGCACGAAGGCATCGATCGCCACGCTGACTGCGCTCTGGGGGTTGCTCGCCAGTCTGGCCGGGCCGCGGTGGGCGATCGGGATCGCCGGGGTACTCGTGCTGGCGACGCCGCTGTTGCTGCCCCGCCGTGACCGGACGCCGGTGGCCGCCTAA